In Terriglobus sp. TAA 43, a single window of DNA contains:
- a CDS encoding phosphatase PAP2 family protein, with protein sequence MLNRPYRIATGLFRFVAIASLSIACVSAIAQSPNDTALRGLSPVTTLHKTADGQAALSANLTVTGGIQTGAIPQPTLLPTEEQRQLALRDAAITSANAAQLADALGTALGSAYVARAHYIDRSHFTVASQSVTQVLSVALTTSGAHSAVAKFFFANGTTDGKTVATGPAADAMHAANGVTDPFGRAYHLPAGSPNADMYGNSRPFQTEPEFRRIVGRDYFNLVTDNTVYTRGPVMDLTNSPSYPSGHTTYGYTASLVLGLLVPERYSQMIARGAEYGNSRIIVGAHYAMDVLGGRTLALHDMAHLLANDPAYLKNSKIPDFRASVVQARTDLAHVLESACGKTVAECATEDTSRYSDASAVSAFYAVTQTYGLPVVHPEIAAKVEDVGKVAPEAGYLLTVAYPSLTLAEADQILTETEGPGGGFLDDGSAFGLYSRINLYEAAVRAAALTKSRAGTK encoded by the coding sequence ATGCTGAATCGTCCTTATCGAATTGCCACAGGTCTATTTCGCTTTGTAGCGATCGCATCGCTTTCCATTGCTTGTGTCTCTGCGATTGCGCAATCGCCCAATGACACTGCGCTCCGTGGCCTGTCTCCCGTAACGACCCTCCACAAAACGGCGGACGGACAGGCGGCGCTGAGCGCGAACCTTACCGTCACGGGTGGTATCCAGACGGGCGCTATTCCGCAACCGACGTTGCTTCCGACGGAAGAACAGCGTCAGCTCGCCTTGCGCGATGCGGCGATTACTTCGGCGAATGCGGCGCAGCTTGCGGATGCATTAGGCACAGCGCTTGGCTCAGCGTATGTGGCGCGCGCGCATTACATTGATCGCTCGCATTTCACCGTAGCGTCGCAGAGTGTCACGCAAGTACTTAGCGTCGCGCTTACCACCAGCGGCGCGCATTCGGCTGTCGCGAAGTTCTTCTTTGCTAACGGCACTACTGATGGCAAGACTGTAGCCACGGGCCCTGCGGCAGATGCGATGCATGCAGCGAATGGTGTAACTGATCCGTTTGGCCGTGCGTATCATCTGCCTGCGGGCAGTCCGAATGCAGACATGTATGGCAACTCGCGTCCGTTTCAAACCGAGCCGGAATTTCGCCGCATCGTGGGCCGCGACTACTTCAATCTGGTTACAGATAACACGGTGTACACACGTGGTCCTGTGATGGACCTGACCAACAGCCCGTCGTATCCCAGTGGGCACACGACGTATGGTTATACGGCGTCGCTGGTACTTGGACTATTAGTGCCGGAGCGTTATTCGCAGATGATTGCGCGTGGTGCCGAGTATGGGAATAGCCGCATCATTGTTGGTGCGCACTATGCAATGGATGTGCTGGGTGGACGCACGCTTGCGCTGCATGACATGGCGCATCTGTTGGCGAATGATCCTGCTTACCTGAAGAACAGCAAGATTCCTGATTTTCGTGCGTCAGTTGTTCAGGCTCGTACAGACCTCGCTCATGTGTTGGAAAGTGCTTGTGGCAAGACTGTGGCGGAATGCGCTACAGAAGACACCAGCCGCTACAGTGACGCGTCCGCCGTGTCTGCTTTTTACGCGGTGACGCAGACGTATGGCTTGCCTGTGGTTCACCCGGAGATTGCAGCGAAGGTGGAGGATGTGGGCAAGGTTGCACCGGAAGCGGGTTATCTTCTCACGGTAGCTTATCCATCGCTGACGCTGGCAGAGGCTGACCAAATTCTGACAGAGACCGAAGGCCCAGGCGGTGGTTTCCTGGATGATGGCTCTGCTTTCGGTCTCTATTCCCGCATCAATCTTTATGAAGCAGCTGTGCGTGCTGCTGCGTTGACGAAGTCTCGTGCCGGAACAAAATAG
- a CDS encoding thymidine kinase → MQVETSSPCPATPGVLEVIVGPMFSGKSEELIRRLKRARIAKQRVGCFKPDIDLRYHRTAIASHSEQTHEASVVTPNSDRLREELFATGLVDRVEVVGLDEVQFFDEGILPLTMELINLGKRVILAGLDTTFANEPFGPVPNLMALADKVTKLNAVCMVCGQPAIHTQRLGHSQELVVVGAVGMYEARCRAHFQPYVEEPAEQMDLPVVAAV, encoded by the coding sequence ATGCAGGTTGAAACCAGTTCTCCCTGCCCGGCGACGCCGGGTGTGCTGGAAGTGATCGTTGGACCCATGTTTTCCGGTAAGAGTGAAGAGCTCATCCGGCGGCTGAAGCGTGCGCGCATTGCAAAGCAGCGTGTGGGCTGCTTCAAGCCCGATATCGATCTGCGCTACCACCGTACAGCTATTGCATCGCATTCGGAGCAGACGCACGAAGCTTCTGTGGTGACACCGAATTCTGACCGCCTCCGTGAAGAGCTGTTCGCCACGGGATTGGTGGATCGCGTTGAGGTGGTTGGGCTGGACGAGGTGCAGTTCTTTGATGAAGGTATCCTGCCGCTGACGATGGAACTGATCAATCTGGGCAAGCGGGTGATTCTTGCGGGGTTGGATACGACCTTTGCCAATGAGCCTTTCGGCCCTGTGCCGAACCTGATGGCGCTCGCGGACAAAGTGACGAAGCTGAATGCCGTGTGTATGGTTTGCGGGCAACCTGCCATTCACACGCAGCGGCTGGGCCATTCACAGGAACTGGTTGTGGTGGGTGCAGTCGGCATGTATGAAGCGCGCTGCCGGGCGCATTTTCAGCCCTACGTGGAAGAGCCTGCCGAGCAGATGGATTTGCCAGTCGTCGCCGCAGTGTAG
- a CDS encoding cupin domain-containing protein, whose translation MKCLSGAAFALAVIASPLVAQTATPPSEMITATTLRSTGDDLLKQALASKDGIAFKVLLTRPDGAEQLAVRVKSGQGEWHRDFADVLIGLEGEAEVVTGGTVVNAKDTAPGEKRGDSVSGGKRQPFHAGDAIRIEPGVPHQMILKPGSTFRYFVVKVRAK comes from the coding sequence ATGAAGTGTCTTTCTGGCGCTGCATTTGCGCTTGCTGTTATTGCATCGCCACTCGTCGCGCAAACCGCTACGCCGCCCAGCGAAATGATTACCGCCACCACGCTTCGCAGCACGGGTGACGATCTGTTGAAGCAGGCGCTCGCGTCGAAAGATGGCATCGCGTTTAAGGTTCTGCTGACGCGCCCGGATGGTGCAGAACAGCTTGCGGTGCGGGTGAAAAGTGGCCAGGGAGAATGGCATCGCGACTTTGCAGATGTCTTGATCGGCCTGGAAGGTGAAGCGGAAGTAGTGACCGGCGGTACGGTGGTGAACGCGAAAGACACGGCGCCGGGAGAAAAGCGCGGCGACAGTGTAAGTGGTGGCAAACGCCAGCCGTTTCATGCAGGTGACGCCATTCGCATTGAACCAGGCGTGCCGCATCAGATGATCCTGAAGCCGGGCAGCACCTTCCGTTATTTCGTCGTAAAAGTGCGGGCGAAGTAG
- a CDS encoding VOC family protein, translating into MASAGRVTGVGGVFLRARDPKALTDWYHKHLGFPLTDHGITFMWTDEVPKGTGMTAWSAFKESTDYFGKGSHQAVMINYRVDDMDALLDKLKAAGVEIDPHRDDASYGRFAWIVDPEGNRVELWQPLADNASS; encoded by the coding sequence ATGGCTTCAGCGGGCAGAGTTACTGGCGTCGGCGGCGTTTTCTTACGTGCGCGTGATCCGAAGGCACTTACGGACTGGTATCACAAACACCTTGGGTTTCCGCTGACCGATCACGGCATCACGTTTATGTGGACCGATGAAGTCCCCAAAGGCACAGGCATGACGGCGTGGAGCGCCTTCAAGGAAAGTACGGACTACTTCGGCAAAGGCAGCCATCAGGCCGTGATGATCAACTATCGCGTGGACGATATGGATGCTCTGCTGGACAAGTTGAAGGCGGCTGGCGTGGAGATTGATCCGCACCGCGACGACGCAAGTTATGGTCGTTTCGCATGGATTGTTGACCCTGAAGGCAATCGTGTGGAACTCTGGCAGCCGCTTGCAGACAATGCTTCGTCATAG
- a CDS encoding YbjQ family protein, translating to MALHPAFVTTALDLPGYRIVRSLGLVRGIVVRSRSVFGTIGASLQTLVGGDITLFTNLCERTRHDALLRMEEHAVAMGANAVVAFRYDANEVMQGVTEVLAYGTAVVVEPLS from the coding sequence GTGGCACTTCACCCGGCTTTCGTCACTACCGCTCTTGATCTTCCCGGTTATCGCATTGTCCGCAGCCTTGGTCTGGTACGAGGCATCGTGGTCCGGTCGCGTTCGGTGTTTGGTACTATCGGCGCCAGCTTGCAAACGCTGGTGGGCGGCGACATTACGCTCTTCACCAATCTTTGCGAACGCACGCGACATGACGCGCTTTTGCGCATGGAAGAACATGCCGTTGCCATGGGCGCGAATGCTGTTGTTGCTTTTCGCTATGACGCGAATGAAGTAATGCAAGGCGTCACAGAAGTGTTGGCGTATGGCACTGCAGTTGTTGTGGAACCACTTTCCTAG
- a CDS encoding PQQ-binding-like beta-propeller repeat protein, whose amino-acid sequence MKLFPSLLRTGAITSLACVFLLPHTTIAHASSDPQSTDWNVYGGNKAGQRYSPLTQINRANVKKLRVAWTFDTGESLAGLQTHPLIAQGRMFVYSPQQIVFGLDAATGKQLWKFDSGIHTGQPARGFAYWKSSEGSHDILFAQTLYAIWALDPSTGKPMQPFGKDGHIDLRNDLGPESPQGTVAITTPGMIYKDVLITGFRTGETEPSPHGDIRAYNIHTGALVWSFHTIPHPGEPGYETWPKDAWKYTGGANNWTGGVLDEARGIFYAPTGSAVSDFYGADRVGNDLYANSLLALDAATGKLLWHFQAVHHDMWDRDFPSPPVLLTLHRDGKSIDAVAQVTKHGQVFVFDRVTGKPLFPIEEKPFPASTVPGEIASPTQPTSTAIEPFARQRLTAEMLTSRTPEAHAWAAEKFSTFISDGQFIPFRVDQETVVFPGFDGGAEWGGEAADPRTGVLYINANDVAWTGGLTAVKSGESAGATLYNAQCAVCHGTDRKGQADVFPSLLEATKKLTAQQMTEVIHNGRGRMPGFTNLTGDSLNALLSYVRSGDLTPTDRSDKQEAASGDGKNAAPPAKYRFTGYHKFLDPDGYPAIQPPWGTLNALDLNTGKYLWHVPLGEYPELAEKGMKNTGSENYGGPVLTATGLLFIGATNFDNKLRCFDAKTGKVLWEYTMDYAGNATPATYMVNGKQYVVIANSSAHNSKAKHGTKYVAFALP is encoded by the coding sequence ATGAAACTGTTTCCTTCATTGCTGCGAACCGGTGCAATTACCTCTCTGGCGTGTGTCTTCCTCCTTCCGCACACCACCATCGCGCACGCCTCCAGTGATCCGCAATCAACGGACTGGAATGTGTACGGCGGCAACAAGGCTGGCCAACGCTATTCTCCCCTCACGCAGATCAACCGCGCCAACGTGAAGAAGCTTCGCGTGGCCTGGACGTTTGATACAGGCGAATCGCTGGCGGGATTGCAGACGCACCCTTTGATCGCTCAAGGAAGAATGTTCGTCTACTCACCTCAACAGATCGTATTCGGGCTGGATGCGGCCACGGGAAAACAGTTATGGAAGTTTGACTCCGGCATCCACACCGGCCAACCTGCGCGTGGATTTGCGTACTGGAAAAGCTCCGAAGGTTCGCATGACATCCTCTTCGCGCAGACACTCTACGCAATTTGGGCACTCGATCCATCCACCGGCAAACCAATGCAGCCTTTCGGCAAAGATGGACACATCGATCTGCGCAATGACCTTGGCCCCGAATCGCCGCAAGGCACCGTCGCCATCACCACGCCAGGGATGATCTACAAAGACGTCCTCATTACTGGCTTCCGTACTGGTGAAACGGAACCTTCACCACACGGCGATATCCGCGCTTACAACATCCACACGGGAGCGCTCGTCTGGAGCTTTCACACGATTCCGCATCCCGGCGAACCGGGCTACGAAACATGGCCGAAAGACGCATGGAAATACACCGGCGGCGCCAATAACTGGACAGGCGGAGTGCTCGATGAAGCGCGCGGCATCTTCTATGCGCCAACCGGTTCCGCAGTCAGCGATTTCTACGGTGCAGATCGCGTAGGCAACGATCTGTACGCAAACTCGTTACTGGCGCTCGACGCCGCAACCGGCAAACTGCTGTGGCACTTTCAAGCCGTGCATCACGACATGTGGGATCGTGATTTCCCCTCGCCGCCAGTGCTCTTGACATTGCATCGGGATGGCAAATCTATCGATGCTGTAGCGCAGGTAACAAAGCATGGTCAGGTCTTCGTCTTTGATCGTGTCACGGGCAAGCCGCTGTTCCCTATCGAAGAGAAACCGTTCCCGGCAAGCACAGTGCCCGGCGAAATTGCATCACCCACTCAACCCACGTCGACAGCAATTGAGCCATTCGCGCGGCAGCGTCTAACAGCGGAGATGCTGACCAGCCGCACGCCGGAGGCGCATGCATGGGCCGCTGAGAAATTCAGCACCTTCATCAGCGATGGCCAATTCATTCCCTTCCGCGTAGATCAGGAAACGGTGGTGTTCCCCGGCTTCGATGGCGGCGCGGAGTGGGGTGGCGAAGCAGCCGATCCCCGCACCGGCGTGCTCTATATCAATGCAAACGATGTCGCCTGGACTGGAGGTCTGACCGCAGTAAAGAGTGGTGAAAGCGCGGGCGCAACGCTCTACAATGCACAATGCGCTGTATGCCACGGCACTGACCGCAAAGGTCAGGCAGACGTTTTTCCATCATTGCTTGAGGCGACAAAGAAACTCACCGCACAACAGATGACGGAGGTGATTCACAATGGCCGCGGACGCATGCCGGGATTCACCAACCTGACGGGCGATTCGCTGAACGCACTCCTCTCCTACGTGCGCAGCGGCGACCTCACACCAACCGACCGCAGCGACAAACAGGAAGCAGCTTCCGGCGACGGCAAGAATGCCGCGCCGCCAGCGAAATATCGCTTCACGGGATATCACAAGTTCCTCGACCCTGATGGCTATCCCGCCATCCAGCCACCATGGGGAACGCTGAATGCACTGGACCTGAACACCGGCAAGTACCTATGGCATGTACCGCTGGGTGAATATCCGGAACTCGCTGAAAAGGGCATGAAAAACACCGGTAGCGAGAACTACGGTGGCCCCGTGCTCACGGCAACTGGTCTGCTGTTCATTGGCGCAACTAACTTCGACAACAAGCTGCGTTGCTTCGACGCAAAGACTGGCAAAGTGCTGTGGGAGTACACCATGGACTACGCTGGCAACGCCACACCTGCCACATATATGGTGAATGGCAAGCAGTATGTCGTCATCGCAAACAGTAGCGCGCACAACAGCAAGGCGAAACACGGCACGAAGTATGTCGCGTTTGCGCTGCCATAA
- a CDS encoding PepSY domain-containing protein: MATAPANVPVEERGRRLYRTIWRWHFYAGIFCIPLVIWLSITGSIYLFKPQIERWMDRPYNRLHLTGPRATPEQIARTAVIAVPGSTLHYYELPPSDDAAVRVIVGMGKKEYRVYVNPQTLAILHTISEDQRFMTVIQHLHGELLVGTPGSYLVELAASWAIVLLLTGLYLWWPRQTEKLAGVLWIRTRSGSRIFWRDLHAVTGVWISALALFLILTGLPWAKGWGGYFKKVRQVTGTSVAKQDWTISRADALNDRMAQNSNSLSNAMDDMPGMDHSGHMGHYMDGMDMGTDPYQPFNVLVPVAATLHLAAPVEIMPAMKTGGTWTIKSDAQNRTLRDVLQANPETGAIVSRKNFNQGMILDRIVGTGIAAHEGQLFGLMNQLLGLITAMGLVLLCVSAVVVWWRRRYVGVLGAPLPLARPRWSFGLVAAVVALAIYLPAMAFSLIAILLLEWTVLSRVPSVSRWLGLTAMA; this comes from the coding sequence ATGGCAACCGCTCCCGCAAACGTCCCTGTCGAAGAACGAGGACGTCGTTTGTATCGCACTATCTGGCGCTGGCATTTTTACGCCGGCATCTTCTGCATCCCTCTTGTCATCTGGCTATCGATTACAGGTTCCATCTATCTGTTCAAGCCGCAGATCGAACGCTGGATGGATCGTCCCTACAACCGTCTGCATCTCACTGGTCCGCGAGCTACACCCGAACAGATCGCTCGCACTGCTGTTATTGCAGTTCCAGGTTCAACGCTGCATTACTACGAATTGCCACCAAGCGACGATGCGGCGGTGCGTGTGATCGTGGGCATGGGCAAGAAGGAGTATCGCGTCTACGTAAACCCGCAGACGCTCGCCATTCTGCACACCATCAGCGAGGACCAACGCTTCATGACGGTTATTCAGCATCTGCATGGTGAGTTGCTGGTGGGAACACCAGGTTCGTACCTGGTTGAGCTTGCTGCTTCATGGGCGATCGTCCTGCTGCTTACCGGCTTGTATCTGTGGTGGCCGCGACAGACGGAGAAGCTTGCGGGTGTTCTGTGGATACGCACACGCAGCGGCAGCCGCATCTTCTGGCGAGACCTCCACGCTGTCACTGGCGTGTGGATCTCAGCCCTGGCACTGTTCCTCATACTCACCGGACTCCCATGGGCCAAAGGTTGGGGCGGCTACTTCAAGAAGGTCCGCCAAGTGACAGGTACATCTGTCGCCAAGCAGGATTGGACGATAAGCCGTGCAGATGCGCTGAACGATCGCATGGCGCAGAACAGCAATAGTCTGAGCAATGCCATGGACGACATGCCGGGCATGGATCACTCCGGCCACATGGGCCACTATATGGACGGCATGGATATGGGCACCGATCCGTACCAACCATTCAACGTACTCGTCCCAGTTGCAGCAACACTGCATCTGGCCGCCCCGGTGGAGATCATGCCTGCCATGAAGACTGGCGGTACCTGGACGATCAAGTCTGACGCACAGAACCGCACACTACGCGATGTGTTGCAGGCCAATCCGGAGACGGGAGCTATCGTAAGCCGGAAGAACTTCAACCAGGGAATGATCCTTGATCGCATTGTTGGTACTGGTATCGCCGCGCACGAAGGACAACTCTTCGGCCTGATGAACCAGTTGCTGGGATTGATCACGGCAATGGGATTAGTGCTGCTTTGCGTGAGCGCAGTTGTCGTCTGGTGGAGAAGACGGTATGTCGGAGTGTTAGGTGCGCCGTTGCCGCTGGCACGTCCGCGCTGGAGCTTTGGATTGGTGGCCGCAGTGGTCGCGCTTGCAATCTATCTGCCAGCGATGGCGTTCTCGCTGATTGCGATATTGCTGCTGGAATGGACGGTGTTATCACGAGTCCCGTCAGTTAGTCGCTGGCTTGGACTTACTGCCATGGCATAA
- a CDS encoding DEAD/DEAH box helicase, whose product MNTGNTAVAEQNAPATSTETTTSSPLFTDFNLSQRLQDRLAAAGYVTPTPVQAKAIAPALEGRDVLATAATGTGKTLSFLIPMIERMDANPLQAPAPGEKQGKRQNKPIRALILLPTRELAMQVLDNYAKLMPGQKNDAVLVCGGLSEGAQLDALRRGPRLVVATPGRLEDYLKRGEISIRNVEMLVLDEVDRMLDMGFLPAIRRIVGALPKTRQTMCYSATLDANIAEIVRDYVQKPVRIQIGTTSKPNERVELRAYTVMQDQKLGLLEQMLNEEEGTFLVFSRTKHGADRIGRKLEKLGYTASIIHGDRSQSQRTSALKAFATGKSRILVATDVAARGIDISHIAHVVNYDLPNASEDFVHRIGRTGRAGKEGLATTFVMPQERSDARRIERELKISFIWREADKNLAKEERNSPVDLSKVSDMMQLETRAWKTNPQGTSLEDAPVPQGRNHSGRGNGNSRSSGNGGRGGGGGFRRRRSR is encoded by the coding sequence TTGAACACTGGCAATACTGCAGTCGCTGAGCAGAACGCTCCGGCAACCTCTACCGAAACCACCACTTCTTCCCCCCTTTTCACCGACTTCAACCTCTCCCAGCGTCTGCAGGACCGTCTCGCTGCGGCAGGTTATGTCACGCCGACGCCCGTGCAGGCGAAGGCAATCGCTCCCGCTCTGGAAGGCCGTGACGTACTCGCCACCGCAGCTACAGGCACCGGTAAGACCCTCAGCTTCCTCATCCCGATGATCGAGCGCATGGACGCGAACCCGCTCCAGGCTCCCGCACCGGGCGAGAAGCAGGGCAAGCGCCAGAACAAGCCCATCCGCGCCCTTATCCTGCTGCCCACGCGCGAGCTGGCCATGCAGGTGCTCGACAACTACGCCAAGCTGATGCCTGGCCAGAAGAACGATGCCGTGCTGGTCTGCGGTGGTCTGAGCGAAGGCGCACAGCTTGACGCCCTCCGCCGTGGCCCGCGCCTGGTCGTTGCCACGCCCGGACGCCTTGAGGACTACCTGAAGCGCGGTGAGATCAGCATCCGAAACGTGGAGATGCTGGTACTGGACGAAGTGGACCGCATGCTCGACATGGGCTTCCTTCCGGCCATCCGCCGCATCGTCGGCGCTCTGCCGAAGACCCGCCAGACCATGTGCTACTCCGCCACCCTCGACGCCAACATCGCCGAGATCGTGCGCGACTACGTGCAGAAGCCTGTCCGCATCCAGATTGGCACCACCTCCAAGCCGAACGAGCGTGTAGAACTGCGTGCTTATACCGTGATGCAGGACCAGAAGCTGGGCCTGCTGGAGCAGATGCTGAACGAGGAAGAGGGAACGTTCCTGGTCTTCAGCCGCACCAAGCACGGCGCAGACCGCATCGGCCGCAAGCTGGAGAAGCTGGGCTACACCGCCAGCATCATCCACGGCGACCGCTCGCAGTCCCAGCGCACCTCGGCCCTGAAGGCGTTCGCCACCGGCAAGAGCCGCATTCTGGTCGCAACGGACGTCGCAGCGCGCGGAATAGATATTTCCCACATTGCGCACGTTGTGAACTATGATCTTCCCAACGCAAGTGAGGACTTTGTCCACCGCATCGGTCGTACCGGCCGAGCAGGCAAGGAAGGCCTCGCTACCACCTTTGTCATGCCACAGGAGCGCAGCGATGCGCGCCGTATTGAGCGGGAACTGAAGATCTCGTTCATCTGGCGGGAGGCAGATAAGAATCTGGCTAAGGAAGAACGGAACTCACCGGTCGACCTGAGCAAGGTGAGCGACATGATGCAACTGGAGACCCGGGCTTGGAAGACCAATCCGCAGGGCACCAGTCTGGAAGACGCACCCGTACCGCAGGGCCGCAATCACTCGGGCCGCGGCAACGGCAACAGCCGCAGTAGCGGCAATGGTGGACGCGGTGGTGGTGGCGGTTTCCGCCGTCGTCGTAGCCGGTAA
- a CDS encoding TIGR03435 family protein, producing MRTSSRSLLFSAAMGLFVVPSSSVHAQPPAAPLASPNPALGENGTPLTFAVASVRRNITGTGSCDPEHFSLLPDGFHMANCPLIAVLFFAEVPSDGTTLGFSTSGRTVGAPEWMSSERYDIEARLEEADRAEWQNSAAQKKMFPTLLQALLEERCKLTVHRELRERAVYDLVIAKNGPKLSSAESTLPADILAKHPGVGAVPGSGGMFAVGPGGSMALYGVSMRTLSTVLSNRAGRLVVDRTGLTGLYDIHLDAPEPHTDETESYIFTMLQEKFGLKLVSAKEQVETLVIDHIERPSEN from the coding sequence ATGCGCACGTCTTCTAGGAGTCTGTTGTTCTCTGCAGCAATGGGCTTATTCGTTGTTCCATCTTCGTCTGTCCACGCCCAACCTCCCGCCGCTCCATTGGCATCCCCAAATCCAGCTCTCGGTGAGAACGGTACACCGCTGACATTCGCCGTTGCGTCGGTACGCCGAAACATCACCGGCACAGGGTCCTGTGATCCGGAGCACTTCAGCCTATTGCCCGACGGCTTCCACATGGCCAACTGCCCGTTGATCGCTGTCCTGTTCTTTGCCGAGGTCCCATCCGACGGCACCACGCTTGGCTTTTCGACCAGTGGCCGCACCGTCGGCGCACCGGAATGGATGTCATCCGAGCGGTACGACATTGAAGCGCGCCTGGAAGAGGCCGATCGAGCGGAATGGCAGAACTCCGCCGCGCAGAAAAAAATGTTTCCTACGCTTCTGCAGGCTCTCCTAGAGGAACGCTGCAAACTCACTGTCCACCGCGAACTGCGGGAACGGGCTGTATACGATCTGGTGATCGCGAAAAACGGGCCCAAGCTGTCATCGGCAGAATCCACCCTGCCTGCGGACATCCTCGCGAAACATCCGGGCGTGGGCGCCGTTCCCGGCAGTGGCGGCATGTTTGCAGTGGGTCCCGGCGGCAGCATGGCTCTCTACGGCGTTTCGATGAGGACGCTCTCAACCGTCCTGTCGAACAGAGCCGGACGATTGGTCGTCGACAGGACCGGGCTCACCGGCCTCTATGACATCCACCTTGACGCTCCGGAGCCACACACAGACGAGACCGAGTCCTACATCTTCACCATGCTGCAGGAAAAGTTCGGACTCAAGCTGGTCTCCGCGAAAGAGCAGGTTGAGACGCTTGTCATCGATCACATCGAACGACCGTCCGAGAACTAG
- the murI gene encoding glutamate racemase, with translation MTNRPLIGVFDSGFGGLTVLRELLHHLPGADFLYLGDTAHLPYGSKSQAAITRYTRAAIRELVSRGAELVVIACNTASALALPSLQDNAPVPLVGVVGPGAEAAAAIVPPGATVLVLATEGTCNSHAYAEACATHGLQAVEKPCPLFVPLVEEGWTDGPITEQIADVYLQEALAAAPQPPQAIVLGCTHYPLLRPLLQREIAKLDSNIPIVDSAEATARHTVTLLPAATTPGSAEPKLHFLATDAAAKFQRFAPRFLGREIPTVELITLED, from the coding sequence ATGACTAACCGCCCGCTCATCGGCGTCTTCGATTCAGGCTTCGGCGGCCTCACCGTGCTGCGCGAACTCCTGCACCATCTCCCCGGCGCAGACTTCCTCTACCTCGGCGACACCGCCCATCTTCCCTACGGCTCCAAATCACAGGCCGCCATCACCCGCTACACCCGCGCGGCCATCCGCGAACTCGTAAGCCGCGGCGCAGAACTCGTCGTCATCGCCTGCAACACAGCCTCGGCATTGGCACTGCCATCCCTTCAGGACAACGCTCCCGTGCCACTCGTCGGCGTCGTCGGCCCCGGAGCAGAAGCCGCAGCCGCCATCGTTCCTCCAGGCGCAACCGTTCTGGTACTGGCCACAGAAGGCACCTGCAACTCCCACGCCTATGCGGAAGCGTGCGCCACCCACGGTCTTCAAGCCGTAGAAAAACCCTGCCCACTCTTCGTCCCGCTGGTAGAAGAGGGCTGGACCGACGGCCCCATCACCGAACAGATCGCCGACGTGTACCTGCAGGAGGCGCTCGCCGCCGCACCACAACCGCCGCAGGCCATCGTCCTCGGCTGCACGCATTACCCTCTGCTTCGACCACTGTTGCAAAGGGAAATAGCGAAACTCGACAGCAACATCCCCATCGTCGACTCCGCCGAAGCAACCGCCCGTCACACCGTCACCCTGCTACCCGCCGCAACAACCCCCGGCAGCGCGGAACCCAAACTGCACTTCCTGGCCACAGACGCAGCCGCCAAGTTCCAGCGCTTCGCCCCCCGCTTCCTCGGCCGCGAAATCCCCACGGTAGAACTCATCACCCTGGAAGACTGA
- a CDS encoding GerMN domain-containing protein gives MIPRYQRILFIVLLSASVFMAIFLVYMHRKNFADVKNADHTPLEAPVYSASEQVTLDLADDSDFTLTPTVRSIALPQNAAVRARALVEHLLAEYSLPRSNHPLDGGIAVDDVFLVPLPLGSSTGSSLQRAPLTKDAQADPLTQATGELAVVNLRSSWVDGHPAGITSETLTIQSIVGTLRANLPDITKVKFLVDGKPRDTLAGSVEFDRIFDADTSITAPVQTATHD, from the coding sequence ATGATCCCTCGTTACCAGCGCATCCTGTTCATCGTGTTGCTAAGCGCATCGGTCTTCATGGCCATCTTCCTCGTCTACATGCACCGCAAAAACTTTGCAGATGTGAAGAACGCCGACCACACACCCCTCGAAGCGCCCGTCTATTCCGCGTCGGAACAGGTCACGCTGGACCTCGCAGACGACTCCGACTTCACCCTCACGCCCACCGTGCGTTCCATCGCACTGCCGCAGAACGCCGCCGTCCGCGCACGCGCTCTCGTGGAGCATCTGCTGGCGGAATACTCCCTGCCGCGCTCAAACCATCCGCTCGACGGTGGTATCGCGGTCGACGATGTCTTCCTCGTCCCACTCCCGCTCGGCTCCTCAACGGGTTCCTCATTGCAGCGCGCCCCACTCACAAAAGACGCGCAGGCCGACCCTTTGACACAGGCCACCGGCGAACTCGCCGTAGTGAACCTGCGCTCCTCCTGGGTCGACGGCCACCCCGCCGGCATCACCTCGGAGACGCTCACCATCCAGTCCATCGTCGGTACCCTCCGCGCCAACCTGCCTGACATCACCAAGGTGAAGTTCCTCGTCGATGGCAAACCGCGCGACACCCTCGCAGGCAGCGTGGAGTTCGATCGCATCTTCGATGCAGATACCTCCATCACCGCCCCGGTGCAGACCGCCACACATGACTAA